The nucleotide window GGGCGGTGTCGCTGGCGGCGGGCCTCGCGGCGATCCCGCTGGCGCCCACCCTCCCCCTGCTGGCCCTGGCGCTCGCCGCCTTCGCCTTCGGGCACGGGACGCTCACCCCCGCTCTTTCGGCCCTGGTGTCGCATGCGGCCACGCCGCGGGAGCAGGGCCGGCTGCTGGGCGTGTCGCAGTCGCTCTCCGCGGCGGGGCGGGTGCTGGGGCCGGTGCTGGGCGGGGTAGTCTTCGCCAGGATGGGGATCGGGGCGCCGTACCTGGCCGGGGCGGGGCTCTCGCTGCTCGCCGTGCTGGTGCTGCTGGGCAGCCGGCGGGGGGGATCGTGATCCGCCCCCCCGCCCTGGGCCCCGGCGCGCGCGTCGCGCTC belongs to Longimicrobiaceae bacterium and includes:
- a CDS encoding MFS transporter — protein: AVSLAAGLAAIPLAPTLPLLALALAAFAFGHGTLTPALSALVSHAATPREQGRLLGVSQSLSAAGRVLGPVLGGVVFARMGIGAPYLAGAGLSLLAVLVLLGSRRGGS